In a single window of the Hoyosella subflava DQS3-9A1 genome:
- the hsaB gene encoding 3-hydroxy-9,10-secoandrosta-1,3,5(10)-triene-9,17-dione monooxygenase reductase subunit yields the protein MDAPQMVIDSRQFRKVLGHFCTGVAVITAQGDDGPVGFACQSFAALSLDPPLVLFCPAKKSRSWPVIETAGTFAVNVLGDDQRDVSSVFGAPGGDKFETVTWRPAASGAPLLAGALAWIDCTVEAVHDAGDHYIAVGRVLELGEPEAGPPLLFYRGNYTSTAPERTTPAPARESLESFLTWPCGDDWL from the coding sequence ATGGACGCACCCCAAATGGTCATTGATTCACGCCAGTTCCGGAAAGTGCTGGGGCACTTCTGCACTGGTGTCGCCGTGATCACCGCGCAGGGGGACGATGGTCCCGTGGGGTTCGCCTGCCAATCCTTCGCCGCGCTCTCACTGGATCCGCCCCTGGTGCTGTTCTGCCCCGCGAAGAAATCACGATCCTGGCCGGTAATCGAAACCGCAGGAACCTTTGCCGTCAACGTACTTGGAGACGACCAGCGCGACGTCAGCTCAGTATTCGGCGCACCAGGCGGTGACAAGTTCGAAACTGTGACGTGGCGGCCCGCAGCCAGCGGCGCACCACTGCTCGCGGGCGCGCTCGCGTGGATTGACTGCACAGTAGAAGCCGTGCATGACGCTGGAGACCACTACATCGCCGTCGGTCGTGTGCTTGAACTCGGCGAGCCCGAGGCCGGGCCGCCGCTGCTGTTCTACCGCGGCAACTACACGTCCACCGCACCCGAACGGACTACACCCGCACCGGCGCGCGAGTCACTCGAGTCCTTCCTTACGTGGCCGTGCGGAGACGACTGGCTGTAA